The genomic DNA AGTTCCTGGCCGCACTACACGACCGCGACGCCCTGCTGCCCCGGGAAGGGCAACGCCGCTACCTGATGAACGACGGCTGGGTGGCGTGGCCTGGCCCGGCCCTCGCCGAGTTCCTGCAGCAGTTCCTGGTTCACAACCGGATGCTGAGGGGCGGATTCAGCATCGCCGGACGGCCGGTGACGCTCGCCGACATCACGTCGCCGATTCTGGCGTTCGTCGGCGATGTCGACGAGATCGCCCCGCCGGCCTCGGTGCGTGGGATCCTGGGCGCGGCACCGCGCGCGGATATCTACGAAAGCACTTTGCACGCCGGACATTTCGGGTTGGTCGTGGGCAGTACCGCGACGTCGCACACGTGGCCTCTCGTCGCTGACTGGATGCGGTACGCCGAGGGCAAGGGCCCGCAGCCGGAGCACGTCACCAAGGTCGACGCCACGTCCGCGGCCGCCGAGGCGGCGCCGGCCGGACAGGGCGAGGGGGTCCAGACCCTGATCGACGCCGGTCGCATGGTCGCCGGTTCCGTCGCACGTTCGGTCGGCGACGTGCGGGGCATGTTCGGCACGGTGTCACGCCAGATGCCGCGTCTGGCGCGCATCCGGAAATTGGATGCGAACACGCGAATCTCGTTGGCGCTCTTGTTCGATGAGCAGGCCCAGCAGGCGCCCAACGACGTCAGCTTCATGTACGAGGACCGCAGCTACACCTACGGCGAGAACAAGGTCCGCATCGACGCGGTGGTGCGCGGCCTGCTCGCCGCGGGCGTGCGCGCCGGTGAGCACGTCGGTGTGTTGATGGGCACGCGCCCGTCGGCGCTGGCGGTGGTGACGGCGCTCAACCGCATCGGCGCGGTGGCCGTGATGCTGCGTCCCGGCGCCGATACCGCGCGCGAGGTCGAACTCGGCAAGGTCAACCGCGTCATCGCCGACCCCGAACATTCCGAGGCCGACTTCGCCGGCCGCCCGCTGCACACGTTCCTGTTGGACACCCCGTACCTCAACCGGGACCGCACCCTGACGGCCCTGGAGATCGGCGAGACCAACGCCGTACGCATCCCCGACTGGTACCGCCCCAACCCGGGCCGCGCCGGCGAGCTCGCGTTCATCTTCTTCGGCGGCCCGGACGACGATCCGCGTCCGATCCGAGTCACCAACGGCCGCTTCGGTTTGTCGGCCTACGGCACCGCGACGTCGGCGACGCTGAACAACTCCGACACCGTCTACTGCATCAACCCGATCTACCACACCTCCGGCCTGCTGACCGGAATCGGCGGCGCGGTAGCGGGGGGTAGCCGACTGGCGATGGCCACCGATCTGGACCCGACCACGTTCTGGACGGAAGTCCGCCGGTACGGCGTGACCATCGTCTGCTACACGTGGGCGCAGCTGCGGCCACTGGTCAACGCCGCGCCGCAGCCCGCCGAGCGCAACCACTCGGTGCGGCTGTTCGTCGGCTCCGGCATGCCGCGCGGTCTGTGGCGCCGGGTGCTGGACCGGTTCGCCCCGGCCGGCGTCCTCGACTTCTGGTCCACCAGCGAGGGCGAGGCCATCCTGGCCAACGTCAACCCGGCCAAGCCCGGGTCGCTGGGCCGGCCGCTCCCGGGCAGCGCGACCGTCGAGGTCGTGCGATGGGATCCCGAAGCGCAGCAAGTCGTTTCGGGCGCCGACGGCTACGCCATCCGGTGTGCGGCCGACGAGACCGGCCTGCTGCTGGTGAAGATCAGTTCCGCCACGACCGCGTCGGCGCCGCCGTTACGCAACCTGTTCGAGGCCGGCGACGCCTGGTTCTCCAGCGGCAGCCTGGTCAACCGGGACGCCGACGGCGACTACTGGCTGATCGACTCCGTCGACACCCAGATCCGCACCGCCGACGGTGTGGTGGCGTCCCTGCCCATCACCGCGGCCATCGGCAAGCTGCCGGCCGTCGACCTGGTGCACACCTACGGCGTCGCTGCCGACGACGCGGAAGTGGCGGTCGCGGCACTGTCCCTGGTCGACGGGCAGGACGTCTCTGCCGCCGACCTGGACGAGGCGCTCGCGAGCCTGCCTGCCGAACAACGACCGGCGTTCGTCCGCGTCGTCGACGAGGTGCCGATGACGCCGTGGCACCGCCCGGTCGCCGGGCCGCTGCGCCGCGACCCGCTGCCCCCGCCCGGTCGCTACTTCACCCGGACAGACGACGGCAGTTACAAGGAAAGCTGACGCCGCACTGACGAAGTCGTCAATACTCTTCTCATGAAGAAATCCGTTGCTGCAGTGCTGTTCCTGCTGGTGTCCGCGGCCGTGCCGGCCGTCGGCGCCCCGGCCGCGCACGCCGATGTGTGCGGCAGCGTCGGCGGTCGCCACGTCAGTGCCGGCGGGTGCACCAACATCGCCGGCGACGCGGCGGTGGCCGCGGCGGCTCCCGAGGACGCCGCCGCGCAGGCCGCCGCCGGCCGGCCGCCGTGCTACACCCCGGCCGGGGTGCCCTACTACACGCCGGGCGACTTGCCTTGTAACTGAGGCCCTTTAGGCTGGCGGCATGCACAAGTCACTGCAGCGTGCCGCCGTCATCGCCGCGGCCGCCTTGGCGCCCATGGCCATCACCGCCGCGATCGCTCCGGCCGTGAGCAATGCCGACTGCGACAACGGCACCTGGTGGGACCCGGTGCAGAACCGGTGCCAGGCCCCGCTGGTGCAGAACTGCCCAGGCGGCTGGTGGGACCCGAACATCAACAGCTGTCGGCCGCCCGTCTCGACGACGCCGCTCGACTGCCGCGACGGCGCGTGGTGGGACCCGATCAACAACATCTGCCGTCCGCCGCTGCTGCCGCAGTAGTCGCCTCAGACGAGGTAGTACAGCTCGTCGCCGCTGCGGACGCCACCGGGAACCAGCCGTGACTCCGCGTAGCGGACTGCCTTGAGCGTTGCCGAGAACTCCTTGTCCTCTTCGGGGAAGATGCGCTCGTCCGGGAACCACTCACGCAGCCCGACATTGCTGAGGAGGTCCAGGATGTCGGGCCGGACGCCGGCCAGCAGGACGGTGACGCCCAGCTCCGCCAGGTCATGCAGGAACCGCTCGACCCGCTCGATGCCGACCGCGTCGGGGTTGCGGGCCCGTTTGAGACGGAGCACGACGAACTGGGTGCCTTCGGCCTTGACCCGTTCGGTGAGTGCGTCCAGGGCGTGCTCGATTTCCGGTGCGGCACCGAAGAACAGCTCGCCTTCGATGTCGTAGATCAACACCGCCGGGTTGTCGGGCTCATCGCCGACCCGCTCCCGGACCACGCGTTCGGGCGTGACCACCAACTCGGCGATCTTGAGCTTCGAGGCCCGCGGCACGAACAGCAGGATCGACAGCGCAACGCCGAGCAGCACTGCCTTGTCCAGGTCGATGACCACACCGGTGATCGCCGTGACGATCACCAGACCGGCGTCGTAGCGAGATGCTTTGACCGTGCGCACCAGTCGATGGAAATCGACCAGACGCACTGCGGTGACGAGCAACAAGCCGGCCAGCGCCGCCTTCGGGATGTAGCTCAGCAGGGGCGCGAACAACAGCAGTGCGCCGGCCACCGCCGCCGACGCGATGACGCCGGAGACCCGGGTGGCCGCGCCCGCCTGGAAGTTGATCGCCGACCGCGACAGTGAACCCGAACCGGGCAGGCTCTGGAAGAAGCCGCCGGTGAGGTTGGCCAGCCCCTCGGCCACGATCTGCCGGTTGTAGTCGATCTTCTGCTGCGTCTGGTGCGCAATGGCTTTCGCGATCGACAGCGCCTCGATCAAGCCGATGAAAGCGACCGCCAACGCGCCCTCTGACAGATGCGGCAGCCACTCCCAATGCACCACCGGAATGTGGAAGTCGGGCAGGCTGGCGGGAATCTTCCCGGTGATCGACACCGCGGTCTTACCCCCGTGGCCGGGCGTCGACCAGCCCGAGAAGTAGGCGATCAGAGCCGCGAGGACCAGCACGGCAAGCATGTCGAGCTGCGGCAAGCCATAGCGCTGCACCAACTTTCGGAGCACGACGGCGGCGACGACAGCGGTGCCACTCAGGACGACGGCTCGGTAGTTGATCGCGTCGCCGTGGAACAGCGTGAGGTAGGTGCGGTACAGCACCTGCATGTTGCCGTTGCCCCGGTCCTTGACCCCGACCGCATTTCCCAACTGGCCCAAGGCAAGTAGGAACGCGGCTGCCGCCATGAACCCGACGATCACCGACTCCGATATGTAGCGGGTCAGGTCACCCAGTTTGAACACCGAGATCAGGATCTGAATGGTGCCCACCAGCACCCCGAGTACGAACAGCGCCTCGAACAGCTCGGTGCGGTTTTCCGGATCGATGAACGCCAATGAGCTGAACACCAACAGCGAGATGGCGCTGGTGGGTCCGTTGATCAGGTGTGACGACGAGCCGAATATCGACGCGATGAGCGTCACCACGATGGCAGAGAAGACACCGTACTTGGGGTCGACGCCGGCGATGAGGGCGTACGCCATGCCCTGCGGCAGCGCGATGGCGGCCACCGTCAGGCCGGCGATCAGATCGCGCCGGGCGAGGGTGCGGTCGTAGTTGAGTTTCAGGTTCGAAAGCAGGCTCACGATCCCACCACCGTTCGCTGCGCAGGGATATGAATGGTGTCGACGATTCCGTTGTCGCCGAAGAACTTTTCGGCGGCGTCGTCCCAGTCCTTGGCGATCGCGGTCACCGGGAACAGCGCGATGTCCGGCAACTGAGCCCGATACCTGGCCTGGATCTGCGGGTTGATCGAGCGGTACCCGTACTTCGCGATGACGTCCTGGGCCGGGTCGGTGAACAGGTAGTTCAGGTAGGCCTTCGCGTAGGCCTCGGTCTTCTTGCCGGCCACGTTCGCATCGACCCAGGCCACCGCGGGTTCGGCCTTGATACTCACTGGGGGATACACGATCTGCAGCTCGCCGGGCGCCGCGGCCACCTCCCGGATGGCCTCGTTCTCCCACGTCAGGTGCACATCGCCGATCTTCTGCACGGCGAAGCTGGTGGCCGCGCCGCGCGCGCCCTCGTCGGCGACGGCGACGTGCTTGAACAACGCCGCCAGGTAGTCGTGGGCCGCTGCCTAGGTGCCGCCGCGAGTGGTCACCGATCCCCACCCGGCCAGCACACTGAGCTTGCCGTTGCCCGACGTCCGCGGGTCCGGGGTCACCACCGAGACATCGCCCTTCACCAGGTCGGGCCAGTCATGGATGTTCTTCGGGTTGTCCTTGCGAACCACGAACACGATGGTCGACGTATAGGGGACCGAGTTGTTGGGCAGCCGGTGCTGCCAGTCCTTGGCGATCAGCCCGCGCTTGGCCAGCTTGTCGACGTCACTGACCAAAGCCAGTGAGACCACACCGGCTTTCGACGTCCCGTCGATGACGTTGCGCGCCTGTCGGCCGGACCCGCCGTGCGACTGGCTGATGTCGACGGTGACGCCGGTCTGCTTGCGGTACTGCGCGACGAACTGCGGGTCCAGCGCGGCATACAGCTCGCGTGTCGGGTCATACGACACGTTCAGCAACGCATCCGGCGACGGACCGTGAATGTTCTTGAACCCGATCAGAACTCCGGCGACCGCGATGGCGACGACGCCGACCACACCGAGCGGGGATATGTGTTTTCTGCTCATCGCCACCTCTGTTCACTACGGAAGTTCGACGTTAGGCAGGAGGACGCGCCGGGGCAGCGGTCTGGATCAGCGCGATCAGATCTCCCGTAGCCTGATGGCCGATGAACCACACACGGCTCACCATGTCTGCCACCGCCGCGCTGGCGGTGGCACTGCTCGCCGGCTGCGACAGCACCACCACAGGAAGCCCGAAGTCGGGACTGCCCAGCGGGGAAACGTCCGCGGCGAGCACACCGACGCCGAGCGAGAAGGCGATCCGCCCGGTTCCCGTCAGCCCCATCCCGGTACCGAGCGCCGTGCCGCCGACCGCGCAGGCCCTCGCCCCGCAGAACGGCTACGTCTTCATTGCGACCAAGTCCGGCCAGACCCGGTGCCAGCTCAACGCGGCCGCCGTCGACTGCGAGTCGGACTTCGCCAACGCGCCGCAGGTGAACGGGGAGACCGCGCGCGGCGTACGGGTCACCGCCGACGGCAAATTGTCCTGGGGCCTGGGCAATCTCGGCGCCATCCCGACCGTGACGATCGACTACCAGACCTACTCGGCGGTGGGTTGGACGATCCTCGCCGGCGCCGAGGGCACACGCTTCACCAACGCCGGCACCGGCCACGGGATGTTCGTCTCGACGGCGGGCGTGAAGGCGTTCTGACTAGGCTGGGCGGCATGGACTTCCGGGTATTCGTCGAACCGCAGCAGGGTGCCACCTACGCCGACCAGCTCGCCGTCGCGCAGGCCGCCGAAAGGCTCGGCTACTCAGCGTTTTTCCGATCCGACCACTACCTGGCCATGGCCGGCGACGGGCTGCCCGGGCCCACCGACTCGTGGGTGACGCTCGGCGGCATCGCCCGCGAGACCAGCACCATCCGGCTCGGCACCATGGTCACCTCGGCGACGTTCCGGTACCCCGGACCGCTCGCCATCGCCGTCGCGCAGGTCGACGAAATGAGCGGGGGCCGTGTGGAATTGGGCCTCGGCGCCGGGTGGTTCGCCGAAGAGCACGAGGCCTACGCCATCCCGTTCCCGGCCCTGGGCGAACGCTTCGACCGGCTGGAAGAACAACTGCAGATCATCACGGGCTTCTGGGACACCCCGGTCGGCGAGCACTTCGACTTCGCGGGCAAGCACTACACCGTCAAGAACTCCCCGGCCCTGCCCAAGCCGGCGCAGGCCCACCCGCCGGTGATCATCGGTGGCGGCGGCGCCAAGCGGACCCCGGCGCTGGCCGCCAAGTTCGCCTCCGAGTTCAACATTCCGTTCGTCGACATCGACACCCTGACCACTCAGTTCGGCCGGGTGCGGGCGGCCGTCGACGCAGCCGGCCGGGCACCCGAAAGCATCACGTACTCGGCGGCTTTCGTGCTGTGCGCGGGCAAGGACGAGGCGGAGATCGCCCGGCGGGCCGCCGCCATCGGCCGCGAGGTCGACGAAATGCGCGGCAACTCCCCCACCGTCGGCACCCCGGCCGAGATCGTCGACAAGCTGGCACCGTTCATCGCGGCCGGCGTCGAGCGCATCTACCTGCAGGTGCTGGACATGGCCGATCTCGACCACATCGAGTTCTTCAGCACGGAAGTCATTCCACAGCTACGCTGACCGGCCATGACCGAGCGGCCGTGGCATGAGCGCACCCCTCATCTCGTGGGTGCCAGCATCGCCGCGCTCGCGGCCATCGCGTTGCTGTACTTCGCCGGGGCGTGGTTGACGCGGCACTACAACCAGCCGCAGCCGCCGCCGGTGCCCGTCATCGTGAATGACCCGGTCCACTCGTCGACCACGACGGTCACGACCACCACGACGTCGACCAGCTACACGTCGGTGACCCCGTCGACGACCGACATCGACGTGCCGCCCCCGACGGAGACGACGGACACCACGTCCGAGACATCCACCCCGCGGGGCGACAGCACGACCACCAGCCGCACCACGACGTCGACGTCCATCACCCAGTCCCGGCGCACCCACCCGCCGGGACCGCGCCAGCGCTAGTGCGTGAAGAACTCGATCATCAGCACCTGCAGCTCACCGACGCAGCCACCGAGGATGGCGCCGATCGCGATCATCAACGGTTCGTCGTCCTTGAACACCGGCCGCAGAATCGACTCGTACTCCTCATTGGAGAGCTGATTCATCTTGTCGATGATCGTGCGCTCGAGGTCGATCTTGCTCATGGCGTAGTCCTGCGCGTCCAGCAGCGTGGCCGGCAGCCGCTCGACCACCAGGTCGACGACTCTGTCCTTCAGCGCGTTGTACTTCGACGTGCCGACCGCGAACTTCACGACCGTGCCGGTGAAGCCACCGACCTCGTTGTCGATCGCGAGCTCGACCTCGCGGGCGACCATCGAGAAGAGCTTGTCGGCGCCCGGGCCCTTGAGGATGCCGTCGAACAGGATGTCCGGCGCGAACAGATCCTCCGCCAGGATGCGGGCGTAGTCCGCGGTGATCTTCTCGCGCTGCGCGTGCAGTAGTCCCTGGAACTTGATGAAGCCCAGGTACTTCGTGGGCTTGATGGGCCGGAACAGCATGTTGAGTGCGATGTAGTCGCTGACCAGGCCGATACCGAAACCGAAGGCCGGCATGATCCACGGCAGTTTGAAGATGGCCCAGACGAACATCTGCGCGGTACCGATGATCAGGCCGAAGTAGATGCCGCTGCGACGGACGAACGCCATGGCGTCGTCGGACAGGCCGCGCATGAGCTTGTTGAGCTTCTCCTTGTTGCGCACCAGCGTGGTGACCGAGAGGAACTGCAGATCGACGAACCGGCTCAGGTCCGACTGCATCTCGTTGAGCATCTTCTCGGTGATGCGGGGCGCCTGGGAGTGGATGCGGTTCAGGATGGCCTGGCGGCCGGCCTCGGGCAGGGAGTCCCACAGGCCCGGGCGGATCTCCTCGGCGACGTCGCGGGCGATGTCGTTGATCGACGCCGCCAACGGCTCGCGCAGCACCTCGACGGCCTCTTTGGCGTCGATCCGCGACAGCAGCTCCTCGGGTTTGAGCAGATTCGCGGTGAGCAGCTCGATCGTCGTGGAGCCGACCTTGCCGGCCCGGCGCGGGATGATGCCCTGCCAGCCGATGGGACCGATGCCCTTGAACTCAAGCGGCCGGTAGATCATCTCCATCGCGACGATCTTGGTGCTCCAGCCGACGAAGGCGGCCACCAGCGGCATGGAGAAGTAGATGACCCAGTGCGCGCGGAAGTCGAGAAGGATCTCGGTCAAGGACATCAGCGCCACCCGTTCTGGTCGTCCTCCGCGGTGGCGGCGGCCCACAGCGATCGGCCCAGCGGCGACAGCGTCAACGTCAGCTTCTCCACCTTGGCGGGCAGCGGACCCTTCGACGCGGCCTTGATCGCGTTGAGGACGATGGTCTCAGCCATCAACACCTCGTACTCGGTTTTCAGCGCAGAATCCTCCGGACCGATCTCCACGAGGCGCAGCGCCAGCAAATGCCCGACGTACTGCGGCGTCATCTGTGGGAGCGCGACGTTGGCGGTCCGGCCGACCAGTGCCGCGTTCTCCAGGACCGCCTTGCGGGTCCGGTCGTACACGTTGACCAAGGGTGAGACGGAGCCGTCGGACAGCGCGCCGACGATGCGGGCCTCGTCGGCCACCAACTGATCGAGCAGATGGTGGTACAGCTCGGTCTGGCTGCCCGCGGTGTTCTGGTCGAGCGCCCGGTTGAGCAGCTGGCTCATCTTGGAGTTGAGCGTCTCGTCGCCGGCGGCCGGTTTCGGCGCGTCGGCGGCGGCGACGACGTCGTCGGCACCGTCCTCGGGTTCCAGTTCGTTGAGGCCTTTGCGCAGGGCGCCGACGATCTGCTGCTCGGTCCAGCTGTAGACGTCCAGACCGAGTCGAGCGGCGTCCACCGCGCGTCCTACCAGGCCGAAGGGATCAAACGATTGAGCCACCCGCAAACGGTAGCCGCGCGGGGCACCAATTGCCAACGATCTCGAATATCTCACCTTCCCTGCGCGGCATAGTCCGCGACCAGGGCCTCGGCGCTGCGCACGGCGGCCCGGCAGGCGCGTGCGGTGAAGGGGTCGTTGAGCGGGTGATCGGCCCGGCGGCGCCACCGCTGCACCGCCGCGAAGGCCGCCCGCGGACCGTCGTACGGCGCGTCGCTGCTCAGCCCCAGCCGGCTCGCCGCGTCGGTTCCGGAGCCGCCGATGATGCGGCGCAGGGAGGCCATCTCGTCGTCGTTCAATGTGGTTGGCCGGGAACGTAATTGACCGAGCAACCGCAATTCCTCGAACGCGTGCGTGTCGGCCAGCAGCGGGTCGATGTCCGCCAGGATGAACGGCGTCGCGTAGATGGGATTGGCCTCCACGAAGCGCCGCAGCGAGCGCAGTGCGGTGTGTGCCTTGAGCATGTCGGCGCGCTGCGCGAACTGCTGATCGATGACGTCGCGCAGGGCCACCAGCCCGCTGCGGTCCAGCAGTTCGTCGGCCAGACCCTGTGAGTCGGTGACGCCGGCGCGCAGCACCGCGATCGCGATCCGGATGCCGAACATGCCGAACCGGTCCAGCAGCGCGGCCCGGGTGATGGCGTCCACCGGCAGCGAATCATCCTGCCGGGCAAAGCGATCCGCCGACAACATGGCCTTGGTCAGGGCGGTGGCGCCGTCACCGTCGAGGGCCGCGAGCTTCTGCAGGGCCGTGAACTCACTCTGCTGCAAGGTGCGCGCGGTCAGCGCCAGCAGCCCCGACACCGGGACGACGGCCTGGCAGACGCCGGTGCGGTCCAGCTCTGCGGTGAAACGCGTGGCCACTTCACGGGCCGACATCATCGCGTCGATGCGTCCGGCCCCGATCTCGTCGGCGCGCGACGCGACCCCGATGACGCCGAGGGCACCCGAGCCACTGCCGACGAGTTCCCCGATCTGCTTGAGCAGCGCGATGTCCGGCGCGTTGAGGGTGCGCAGCAGGAACACCACGGCGTCCACGCGCGGCACGCCGTCTCGTGGCACCAGGAGTTGGAGCGTGCGGTCGGAGACGTCACGCGACAGCGACGACGTCCCCGGTGTGTCGATGATGGTCGTCTGTTCCAATTCGGCTGCGGGCCACTGCACATCGAGGTCGACGATGTCGTTTGCGGGCGCGCCGGAATACCGCGCAAGGTCGAAGGTCAGGCCGTCACCGCGGGTGATCGGCACGTCGGTGCGGCGACCGTCCCGATGGTTGGCGGTGACGCGGGGCGTCATGCCATGCCGGAACCAGGTGACCAGCCGGGTGGCCTCTGTGGCGTCGGTGGGCGCAATCTCTTCGCCCACAAGCGCATTCACGAGCGTCGACTTGCCGGCCTTGAGGGTGCCGGCCAGGGCGATGCGGATCGGCTGATCGAGCCGGCGGCCGATCCAGTCCAGTTCGGCCAGGGCCTGCGGCCGGTGCTGGTAAACGGGGTCTGACCGGTAGGCCGAGATGACGCCGCCCAGGATGGCGCGGACGCGTGCGCTTGTGCTCACTGCGCCAGGGCCGGAGTGAGTTTCACCGCGTTGTCGATGACCTGGCGCAGGATGTTCAACTGCCGCTCCAGTTCCCGCACGCGGTTGTCGCGCTCGCCCGCTTCGATCTGCGCTGCGGCGAGGGTGGCCTGCAGCGACTCGTTGAGCGAGCGGGTGGTCTGGTTGGCGATGCCCCGGTAGTGATCGCGCAAGTGGCGCTGGATGTTTCGCAGCCGGTCACGCGATTCCTTGCCGACGGCGAACGACACGTCGTCGACGAACCGGCGGACGTTCATCTTCGCCTCGCCGCGCACCCGCAGCATGCGGTTCTCCATGTCTTCCTTGTAGGCCTTGCGGCCCAGCACAAGTCCGGCGCCCAGCGACAGCGGGTTGAACATGCCGAGCCCGGCGAACGAGGTCAGCATGCCGAACATCAGCACACCGCCGTAGGACCCGCGCATCCCGGTGATCACCTTGTGCCCGGCCCGGATCGGCTCGGACTCCAGTCGCGCCACAGGGTTGAACTCGCCCAGGCCCGCACCCATGTCGCGGGCCCTGACCTCGGCCAGTTCGACCGAATCCAGCCCGGCCTCGACGAACGTACGGGCCACCTCCGCGGCGAGCGCCTCGGCCCGCTGATGCGCCCAGACGAAGTTGTCGCCCACCGCGGTCGCGACGACGTTCTCCAGCTCGGCGCCGATCTCGGCCCAGTGCTGCGTGGGATCGCAGCCGTCGATGACGCGCTCGGTGTGTGCGGTGATGTTGCGGAACCGGTTACGCAGGTCGTGGTCGACGTCGGCGGTCAGGTCGGCGATGCCGTCGTTGAGCACCTGTTGCCACAATGCGGTCTGCTGCAACGCATTCTGGGCGTCTTCCTTCTTCTGCTCCAACTCGGCCTTGATGCGCTCGATCTTGGCGGGGTCGTTGATCGCGGCCAGTTCGGTGGACACCGCCAGGGTGAGATGTTCTGCGGCCGCGTGGATTTCGGTGACCACCTGATCCTTGATGCGGTCGTTCTCCCGACTGAGCACCTTGTCGGTGAGGAACTTGATGATCGCCGGGAAGTTCGACTCGTCGTTGAGTTCCTTGTCGTTCAGTGCCAGCGCGTGGGTGCGCAGCGCGGAAGAAACGGGAACCACGGGGACGTTCAGCCGCGCGCGCTGCAGATGCGCGCCATTGGCCGCGACGATCTCGCGCCAGTGCGGATAGAGGTCGGTCTTGGTGGCGACAATCGTTGCCACCGGGCAGATTTCGAGGGCCTGCCGGATGAACGTGAGCTCCGGCTCGGTGAACTCCTGGCTGGTGTCACTGATCATCAGGAGGGCGTCGGCGTCGGGCAGCAGGCCGAGAGTGGCCGACAGGTGCGGCTGCCCCAGCCCGCCCACGCCGGGGGTGTCGACAAAGGTGAGGCCGCCCTTGAGCATCGGGCTCGGCGCCGCCACCTCGACGCGCAGCACCTGGCGACCCTGGGCCTGCGGGGCGTGGCGCAGATCGGTCGACAGCTGGTTGGGCGGGATGGCGACGACGGACGGATCGCCCCCTTCCTGGGCCGGGGCGAGGACGAGTTCGGCGGCCGCCGCGTCCCCGTAGTGGACGACGGTGGTGAGCACCGTGCTCTCGTCATCGCCGACGCGCGCGACCGGCATGTTCAGCAACGAGTTCAGCAACTGGCTCTTGCCCTGCT from Mycolicibacterium phocaicum includes the following:
- a CDS encoding AMP-binding protein; its protein translation is MIFDRVVATTRNWLEVARYGGLETGEEPSPYDVVAQGRIHKLRRYRTTGEAGRPQVLLVPPLMLTADVFDVSPQASGVRTLIENGIDPWVIDFGSPEKEAGGLERNLGDHVLAVDAAIDEMRTLTGGDVHIAGYSQGGMFCYQTSAYRRSVGIASVITFGSPVDLSKTAPMGVPAEIAIPGMGFVMENVLRGRSVPGWATRLGFQLLDPVKAVTGQLQFLAALHDRDALLPREGQRRYLMNDGWVAWPGPALAEFLQQFLVHNRMLRGGFSIAGRPVTLADITSPILAFVGDVDEIAPPASVRGILGAAPRADIYESTLHAGHFGLVVGSTATSHTWPLVADWMRYAEGKGPQPEHVTKVDATSAAAEAAPAGQGEGVQTLIDAGRMVAGSVARSVGDVRGMFGTVSRQMPRLARIRKLDANTRISLALLFDEQAQQAPNDVSFMYEDRSYTYGENKVRIDAVVRGLLAAGVRAGEHVGVLMGTRPSALAVVTALNRIGAVAVMLRPGADTAREVELGKVNRVIADPEHSEADFAGRPLHTFLLDTPYLNRDRTLTALEIGETNAVRIPDWYRPNPGRAGELAFIFFGGPDDDPRPIRVTNGRFGLSAYGTATSATLNNSDTVYCINPIYHTSGLLTGIGGAVAGGSRLAMATDLDPTTFWTEVRRYGVTIVCYTWAQLRPLVNAAPQPAERNHSVRLFVGSGMPRGLWRRVLDRFAPAGVLDFWSTSEGEAILANVNPAKPGSLGRPLPGSATVEVVRWDPEAQQVVSGADGYAIRCAADETGLLLVKISSATTASAPPLRNLFEAGDAWFSSGSLVNRDADGDYWLIDSVDTQIRTADGVVASLPITAAIGKLPAVDLVHTYGVAADDAEVAVAALSLVDGQDVSAADLDEALASLPAEQRPAFVRVVDEVPMTPWHRPVAGPLRRDPLPPPGRYFTRTDDGSYKES
- a CDS encoding SulP family inorganic anion transporter codes for the protein MSLLSNLKLNYDRTLARRDLIAGLTVAAIALPQGMAYALIAGVDPKYGVFSAIVVTLIASIFGSSSHLINGPTSAISLLVFSSLAFIDPENRTELFEALFVLGVLVGTIQILISVFKLGDLTRYISESVIVGFMAAAAFLLALGQLGNAVGVKDRGNGNMQVLYRTYLTLFHGDAINYRAVVLSGTAVVAAVVLRKLVQRYGLPQLDMLAVLVLAALIAYFSGWSTPGHGGKTAVSITGKIPASLPDFHIPVVHWEWLPHLSEGALAVAFIGLIEALSIAKAIAHQTQQKIDYNRQIVAEGLANLTGGFFQSLPGSGSLSRSAINFQAGAATRVSGVIASAAVAGALLLFAPLLSYIPKAALAGLLLVTAVRLVDFHRLVRTVKASRYDAGLVIVTAITGVVIDLDKAVLLGVALSILLFVPRASKLKIAELVVTPERVVRERVGDEPDNPAVLIYDIEGELFFGAAPEIEHALDALTERVKAEGTQFVVLRLKRARNPDAVGIERVERFLHDLAELGVTVLLAGVRPDILDLLSNVGLREWFPDERIFPEEDKEFSATLKAVRYAESRLVPGGVRSGDELYYLV
- a CDS encoding LLM class F420-dependent oxidoreductase, whose translation is MDFRVFVEPQQGATYADQLAVAQAAERLGYSAFFRSDHYLAMAGDGLPGPTDSWVTLGGIARETSTIRLGTMVTSATFRYPGPLAIAVAQVDEMSGGRVELGLGAGWFAEEHEAYAIPFPALGERFDRLEEQLQIITGFWDTPVGEHFDFAGKHYTVKNSPALPKPAQAHPPVIIGGGGAKRTPALAAKFASEFNIPFVDIDTLTTQFGRVRAAVDAAGRAPESITYSAAFVLCAGKDEAEIARRAAAIGREVDEMRGNSPTVGTPAEIVDKLAPFIAAGVERIYLQVLDMADLDHIEFFSTEVIPQLR
- a CDS encoding DUF445 domain-containing protein; translated protein: MSLTEILLDFRAHWVIYFSMPLVAAFVGWSTKIVAMEMIYRPLEFKGIGPIGWQGIIPRRAGKVGSTTIELLTANLLKPEELLSRIDAKEAVEVLREPLAASINDIARDVAEEIRPGLWDSLPEAGRQAILNRIHSQAPRITEKMLNEMQSDLSRFVDLQFLSVTTLVRNKEKLNKLMRGLSDDAMAFVRRSGIYFGLIIGTAQMFVWAIFKLPWIMPAFGFGIGLVSDYIALNMLFRPIKPTKYLGFIKFQGLLHAQREKITADYARILAEDLFAPDILFDGILKGPGADKLFSMVAREVELAIDNEVGGFTGTVVKFAVGTSKYNALKDRVVDLVVERLPATLLDAQDYAMSKIDLERTIIDKMNQLSNEEYESILRPVFKDDEPLMIAIGAILGGCVGELQVLMIEFFTH
- a CDS encoding Abi-alpha family protein produces the protein MAQSFDPFGLVGRAVDAARLGLDVYSWTEQQIVGALRKGLNELEPEDGADDVVAAADAPKPAAGDETLNSKMSQLLNRALDQNTAGSQTELYHHLLDQLVADEARIVGALSDGSVSPLVNVYDRTRKAVLENAALVGRTANVALPQMTPQYVGHLLALRLVEIGPEDSALKTEYEVLMAETIVLNAIKAASKGPLPAKVEKLTLTLSPLGRSLWAAATAEDDQNGWR
- a CDS encoding dynamin-like GTPase family protein; its protein translation is MSTSARVRAILGGVISAYRSDPVYQHRPQALAELDWIGRRLDQPIRIALAGTLKAGKSTLVNALVGEEIAPTDATEATRLVTWFRHGMTPRVTANHRDGRRTDVPITRGDGLTFDLARYSGAPANDIVDLDVQWPAAELEQTTIIDTPGTSSLSRDVSDRTLQLLVPRDGVPRVDAVVFLLRTLNAPDIALLKQIGELVGSGSGALGVIGVASRADEIGAGRIDAMMSAREVATRFTAELDRTGVCQAVVPVSGLLALTARTLQQSEFTALQKLAALDGDGATALTKAMLSADRFARQDDSLPVDAITRAALLDRFGMFGIRIAIAVLRAGVTDSQGLADELLDRSGLVALRDVIDQQFAQRADMLKAHTALRSLRRFVEANPIYATPFILADIDPLLADTHAFEELRLLGQLRSRPTTLNDDEMASLRRIIGGSGTDAASRLGLSSDAPYDGPRAAFAAVQRWRRRADHPLNDPFTARACRAAVRSAEALVADYAAQGR